Proteins from a genomic interval of bacterium:
- a CDS encoding branched-chain amino acid ABC transporter ATP-binding protein/permease, protein MSPSVLVLWIAAACVPLVVHNAYLMNGLILACIYGTAAQAWNLLGGYGGQLSFGHAVFFGAGAYTSTLLLASAAVSPWAGMWIGAAVAAAVALIVGYPTFRLRRHYFALGTLALAELVRIVVLNWPLAGGAVGLYLPVRLIGRTDAMMWRTKPPYYELALALLALACALAWLIDRTRLGLYLRAVDQDEGAAQALGVPTRRYKLLAIGLSAGLTALAGSVFAQYVLYIDPSTVLDSSRSVLFAVMALLGGRGTVIGPVLGAGFLTLLSQYAGGSLGGLGRGYDYVVYGLAIMIVAVYEPRGLVGLLAHLRRAGAGVPHIEPQADGGSGRPAAPHDPGPAVLEVRDLAMHFGGVQALRGVTLDVKRGEIVGILGPNGAGKSTLFDCVTGFLAPSGGRVMLRGGDGSPDGRGPRLGGFGSRRRPGGERPTAISGRAPAWIAQQGLARTFQLMRVFPALTVTENLLVGQEHRGESLLASLTPSPPAADVRGAELLRFVGLAGHRGVPASALSYGQQKLLSLAMALMRRPRLVLLDEPVAGVNLTVIERIKDHIRAQNAEGVTFLIIEHNMDVVMELADRLYFLAEGRVVTEGPPDAIQRNEEVLRLYYGR, encoded by the coding sequence GTGAGCCCGTCCGTGCTCGTCCTCTGGATCGCGGCGGCCTGCGTGCCGCTCGTCGTGCACAACGCCTATCTCATGAACGGCCTCATTCTGGCCTGCATCTACGGTACGGCCGCGCAGGCCTGGAATCTGCTCGGCGGCTACGGCGGCCAATTGTCGTTCGGCCACGCGGTGTTCTTCGGCGCCGGCGCCTACACGAGCACACTGCTGCTGGCGTCGGCGGCGGTGAGTCCGTGGGCCGGCATGTGGATCGGGGCCGCGGTCGCCGCGGCCGTCGCGTTGATCGTCGGATACCCGACCTTCCGCCTCCGCCGCCACTATTTTGCGCTGGGGACGCTCGCGCTCGCGGAACTGGTCCGGATCGTGGTCCTCAACTGGCCGCTCGCCGGCGGCGCCGTCGGCCTGTACCTCCCCGTGCGGCTGATCGGCCGGACGGACGCGATGATGTGGCGGACGAAGCCGCCGTACTACGAGCTGGCGCTCGCGCTGCTCGCACTCGCGTGCGCGCTCGCGTGGCTGATCGACCGGACGCGGCTCGGCCTGTATCTCCGGGCCGTCGATCAGGATGAGGGCGCCGCGCAGGCCCTGGGCGTGCCGACGCGCCGGTACAAGCTGCTCGCGATCGGCCTGAGCGCGGGCCTCACCGCGCTCGCGGGCTCCGTGTTCGCGCAGTACGTCCTCTACATCGATCCGTCAACGGTCCTCGATTCGTCCCGCTCGGTCCTCTTCGCCGTGATGGCGCTGCTCGGCGGGCGCGGCACCGTCATCGGTCCTGTGCTGGGCGCCGGTTTTCTGACGCTCTTGTCGCAGTACGCCGGCGGCTCCCTCGGCGGCCTTGGCCGCGGATACGATTATGTCGTGTACGGGCTGGCGATCATGATCGTCGCCGTCTACGAACCGCGCGGCCTCGTCGGCCTGCTTGCACACTTGCGTCGCGCGGGCGCCGGCGTGCCGCACATCGAGCCGCAGGCGGACGGCGGGTCCGGCCGGCCGGCGGCGCCGCACGATCCCGGCCCTGCCGTCCTCGAAGTGCGGGATCTCGCGATGCATTTCGGCGGCGTGCAGGCATTGCGCGGCGTGACGCTCGACGTGAAGCGCGGCGAGATCGTCGGTATTCTGGGCCCGAACGGCGCCGGCAAGTCGACGCTGTTCGACTGCGTCACCGGATTTCTCGCCCCATCGGGCGGCCGCGTCATGTTGCGCGGCGGCGACGGTTCCCCCGATGGACGCGGCCCCCGTCTGGGCGGCTTTGGCTCGCGCCGCAGGCCCGGGGGCGAACGGCCGACGGCGATCAGCGGACGCGCACCGGCCTGGATCGCGCAGCAGGGCCTCGCGCGCACATTTCAACTCATGCGCGTGTTTCCGGCGCTGACCGTGACGGAAAATCTGCTCGTCGGCCAGGAGCACCGCGGCGAGTCGCTTCTCGCGTCGCTCACGCCGAGCCCGCCGGCCGCGGACGTCCGCGGCGCGGAGTTGCTGCGCTTCGTGGGGCTCGCCGGGCACCGCGGGGTACCGGCCTCGGCCCTGTCGTACGGCCAGCAAAAGCTGCTGTCGCTCGCGATGGCGCTGATGCGCCGGCCGCGTCTCGTACTGCTGGACGAGCCCGTCGCCGGCGTGAATCTCACGGTGATCGAGCGCATCAAGGACCACATTCGGGCGCAGAACGCCGAGGGCGTGACGTTCCTGATCATCGAGCACAACATGGACGTCGTCATGGAACTCGCCGACCGGCTGTATTTCCTGGCCGAGGGGCGCGTGGTCACGGAAGGCCCGCCTGACGCGATCCAGCGCAACGAGGAGGTCCTCCGCCTCTACTATGGACGCTGA
- a CDS encoding putative hydro-lyase produces MSTRVEALQGTRPAELRARIRRGEWQSLTAGLVPGYAQANLVVLPHASAYDFLVFCQRNPKPCPLLDVTDPGSPEPKIAAPGADLRTDVPKYRVYRRGRPAVEETDITPYWRDDLVAFLLGCSFTFESALQRGGIPLRHIECGRNVPMYITSIPCRAAGALHGPMVVSMRPLPAAHVPRAVLITGRYPRAHGAPVHIGDPAAIGIGDLGRPDYGEPPVMEPGEVPVFWACGVTPQAVAIEAGVGFMITHAPGHMFLTDLLDEDLAAG; encoded by the coding sequence CACACGGGTCGAAGCACTGCAAGGGACCCGGCCGGCGGAACTGCGCGCCCGGATCCGGCGCGGCGAGTGGCAGTCACTGACGGCCGGGCTCGTGCCTGGGTACGCGCAGGCCAACCTCGTCGTCCTGCCCCACGCCTCCGCGTACGACTTCCTCGTCTTTTGCCAGCGCAATCCTAAGCCGTGTCCACTGCTCGACGTCACCGATCCGGGGAGCCCGGAGCCGAAGATCGCGGCGCCGGGCGCGGATCTCCGCACCGACGTCCCCAAGTACCGCGTGTACCGCCGGGGCCGGCCGGCGGTCGAGGAGACCGACATCACGCCGTACTGGCGCGACGATCTGGTCGCGTTTCTGCTCGGCTGCTCGTTTACGTTCGAGAGCGCGCTGCAGCGCGGGGGCATTCCCCTTCGCCACATCGAGTGCGGACGCAACGTGCCGATGTATATCACGTCCATCCCGTGCCGCGCGGCCGGCGCCCTGCACGGTCCGATGGTGGTCAGCATGCGGCCGCTGCCCGCGGCACACGTGCCGCGGGCGGTGCTCATCACCGGGCGGTATCCTCGCGCTCACGGGGCGCCGGTGCACATCGGCGATCCGGCGGCCATTGGGATCGGCGATCTCGGCCGTCCCGACTACGGTGAACCGCCGGTCATGGAGCCGGGCGAAGTGCCCGTCTTTTGGGCGTGCGGCGTGACGCCGCAGGCGGTAGCGATCGAGGCGGGCGTCGGGTTCATGATCACCCACGCGCCCGGACACATGTTCCTGACCGATCTCCTGGACGAGGACCTGGCCGCGGGATAG
- a CDS encoding branched-chain amino acid ABC transporter permease produces the protein MDLFLAAAVGGLVMGLVYALVSLGLGLIWGVMDVINFAHAEYMMLAMYAMFFANRWFGLTPPGGLVVIVPLAFVAGVATYRVLIRRVVQAPPVTQIFTTFGLLFFLRYLAFAVFGPNYRGIAWPAASGTVVIAGVPVGGEKVAAALAALVTYALLHAWLQGTKTGKALQATAQNPVAALALGIEVERMYALAWGLSVASAAVAGVFLLPFYQASPTVADAFVLIAFASVVLGGFGSLLGPLVGGVAIGLIEGIAGTLLSPTFKLVFVFAVFLLVLFVRPTGLLGRETP, from the coding sequence GTGGACCTCTTCCTCGCCGCCGCGGTCGGCGGGCTCGTGATGGGGCTCGTCTACGCCCTGGTGTCGCTCGGCCTCGGACTGATCTGGGGCGTGATGGACGTCATCAATTTCGCCCACGCCGAGTACATGATGCTCGCGATGTACGCGATGTTCTTCGCGAACCGGTGGTTCGGCCTCACGCCGCCGGGCGGTCTCGTGGTGATCGTGCCCCTCGCCTTCGTCGCCGGCGTCGCGACGTACCGGGTGCTGATCCGCCGCGTCGTGCAGGCCCCGCCCGTCACGCAGATCTTCACGACGTTCGGACTGCTGTTCTTCCTGCGGTACCTCGCGTTCGCCGTGTTCGGACCGAACTACCGCGGGATCGCGTGGCCCGCCGCGTCCGGTACCGTCGTGATCGCGGGCGTGCCGGTGGGCGGGGAGAAGGTCGCGGCCGCGCTCGCGGCGCTCGTGACGTACGCGCTTCTCCACGCGTGGCTGCAGGGCACCAAGACCGGCAAGGCGCTCCAGGCCACCGCGCAGAATCCGGTGGCGGCGCTGGCCCTGGGGATCGAGGTCGAGCGCATGTACGCGCTCGCCTGGGGCCTCAGCGTCGCCAGCGCCGCGGTGGCGGGCGTGTTTCTCCTGCCGTTCTATCAGGCGAGCCCGACCGTCGCCGACGCGTTCGTGCTGATCGCGTTCGCGAGCGTCGTGCTCGGCGGATTCGGCAGCCTGCTGGGGCCGCTGGTCGGCGGCGTCGCCATCGGTCTGATCGAGGGCATCGCGGGGACCCTGCTCTCGCCGACGTTCAAACTCGTGTTTGTGTTTGCGGTGTTTCTGCTGGTCCTGTTCGTCCGCCCGACGGGCCTGCTCGGCCGCGAGACGCCGTGA
- a CDS encoding ABC transporter substrate-binding protein, with protein MARFGLTRREWLKVASGAAVFAAGGWRASPASAQGGEIAIGALYPLTGSLALVGADTRKAVELAAEIVNTPHPELAPLTLAAGAGLPKLGGRKIRLVWADAKDPATARAEAERLIDQEKVVALMGCYASAFTQTASIAAETRGIPFLNPESSSPTLTERGFKWFFRTGPHDRTFTSMFYQTFADLKKRGRKIGKVAILSENTEFGATAAKVEEEMARQQGYQLVAREMYTSPPASLDAELARVRSAAPDVLIANNYLIDAVTAIRTLKTMRYMPPAIVAQDSGYVQPDYVKQTGKDGYYIISRAAWALGLGARKALVRKVNDLYRGRYNENMDETNARSFTGFLALADAINRGGGTSPTQVLQGLLTTNVPASATIMPWGVKYDKNGQNEQASGVMVQLLDGAYKVVWPFDLAETAVVWPAPAWDKR; from the coding sequence ATGGCGCGGTTCGGATTGACGCGGCGCGAGTGGCTGAAAGTGGCGTCCGGCGCGGCGGTCTTTGCGGCGGGCGGCTGGCGCGCGTCGCCGGCGTCGGCCCAGGGCGGTGAGATCGCGATCGGCGCGCTGTATCCGCTCACCGGCTCGCTCGCGCTCGTCGGCGCCGACACGCGGAAGGCGGTCGAGCTTGCCGCGGAGATCGTCAACACGCCGCATCCCGAACTCGCGCCGCTGACGCTCGCCGCGGGGGCGGGTCTTCCGAAACTCGGCGGCCGCAAGATCCGGCTCGTGTGGGCGGACGCGAAGGACCCGGCGACCGCGCGCGCGGAAGCCGAGCGGCTGATCGACCAGGAGAAGGTCGTCGCGCTCATGGGGTGCTACGCGAGCGCGTTCACGCAGACCGCGAGCATCGCCGCCGAAACGCGCGGCATCCCCTTCCTCAACCCGGAGTCGTCGTCGCCGACGCTGACGGAACGGGGGTTCAAGTGGTTCTTCCGCACCGGTCCGCACGACCGGACGTTCACGTCGATGTTTTACCAGACGTTTGCCGATCTGAAAAAGCGCGGCCGGAAGATCGGCAAGGTCGCCATCCTGTCCGAGAACACGGAGTTCGGAGCGACCGCCGCCAAGGTCGAAGAAGAGATGGCGCGGCAGCAAGGCTACCAATTGGTGGCCCGCGAGATGTACACGTCGCCGCCCGCCTCCCTCGACGCGGAGTTGGCGCGCGTCCGCTCGGCCGCGCCAGACGTACTGATCGCCAACAATTACCTCATCGATGCGGTGACGGCGATCCGGACGCTCAAGACGATGCGCTACATGCCGCCGGCGATCGTGGCGCAGGACTCGGGCTACGTGCAGCCCGACTACGTGAAGCAGACAGGCAAGGACGGCTACTATATCATCAGCCGCGCGGCATGGGCGCTCGGCCTCGGCGCGCGCAAGGCGCTCGTGCGGAAGGTCAACGACCTGTATCGCGGCCGGTACAACGAAAACATGGATGAGACCAACGCACGCAGCTTCACGGGGTTCCTGGCGCTCGCGGACGCGATCAACCGCGGCGGCGGCACGTCGCCCACCCAGGTCCTCCAGGGTCTGCTGACCACGAACGTGCCGGCCAGCGCCACCATCATGCCGTGGGGCGTCAAGTACGACAAGAACGGGCAGAACGAACAGGCGAGCGGCGTGATGGTCCAACTCCTCGATGGGGCGTACAAGGTCGTCTGGCCGTTCGATCTCGCGGAGACGGCGGTCGTGTGGCCGGCGCCCGCTTGGGACAAGCGCTAA